A single window of Gadus morhua chromosome 22, gadMor3.0, whole genome shotgun sequence DNA harbors:
- the LOC115535274 gene encoding vacuolar protein sorting-associated protein 52 homolog isoform X1 produces MADCVVADADAAVKMTEDALAYLPDEKLDGDMAPLQLGELDLTTDEFILDEVDIHIQANLEDDLVKEALRTGVDLRHYSKQVETELQRIEQASIKDYIKESQNIALLHNQITACDSILERMEGMLSGFQSDLSSISSEIQTLQQQSVSMNVRLKNRQAVRSHLSQLVDELVVPAAMISTVLDSPVTDQEFLEQLHELNNKINFTKELSFRETLACNDIQDIVDRLKIKAVSKIREFILQKIYSFRKPMTNYQIPQNTLLKYRFFYQFLLANERTVAKEIRDEYVDTMSKIYYSYFKSYSGRLLKVQYEEVADKDDLMGVEDTAKKGFFSKPSLKSRNTIFTLGQRGALLSPAELEGPILIPHTAQRGDSRYPYESLFRSQHYALLDNGCREFLFISDFFMVTGNSGLDLFNSIMGKTLSMLLKSMSSYVADCFDSIAVFLCIHILLRYRAITTKRGLPALDRYWCLVLVTVGACLQVLGGGAGAAVAALRVDPGDEHPQHQEHGPSETRTAGHQTPLHHPSLCRVLLCHCQHQPDLPQRTHTHPAGPAAGGGGELCAEDGGGVSLQERPAHLPHQQLRHDAQRPHVCVCVCPQERAADDSKEVEGFQQLLLARTQEFIEELLSPPFGGMISFVKEAEVLMERGQLERLKNDEARINQLVRGFSSSWKHSVEAMSQEVMRSFTNFKNGTSIIQGALTQLIQYYHGFHKVLNQPAFRSLGARSELINLHHLMVEVKKHKPNF; encoded by the exons ATGGCGGACTGTGTTGTGGCCGACGCAGACGCAGCCGTGAAGATGACGGAGGACGCCCTGGCCTACCTACCCGACGAG aagctgGACGGAGACATGGCTCCCCTCCAGCTGGGGGAGCTGGACCTCACCACGGACGAGTTCATCCTGGACGAGGTGGACA TTCACATCCAGGCCAACCTGGAGGACGACCTGGTGAAGGAGGCGCTGAGGacg ggggtggATCTGAGGCACTACTCCAAGCAGGTGGAGACGGAGCTGCAGAGGATAGAGCAGGCGTCCATCAAAGACT ACATCAAGGAGAGCCAGAACATCGCTCTGCTGCACAACCAGATCACCGCCTGCGACTCCATCCTGGAG aggatgGAGGGCATGCTGAGCGGCTTCCAGAGCGACCTGTCGTCCATCAGCAGTGAGATCCAGACGCTGCAGCAGCAGTCCGTCAGCATGAACGTGCGTCTGAAGAACCGGCAGGCGGTCCGCAGCCACCTCAGCCAGCTGGTGGACGAGCTGGTGGTGCCCGCCGCCATGATCTC cacGGTGCTGGACAGCCCGGTCACAGACCAGGAGTTCCTGGAGCAGCTCCATGAGCTCAACAACAAGATCAACTTCACCAAGGAGCTGAGCTTCAGAGAGACGCTGGCCTGCAACGACATCCAGGACATAGTGGACCGGCTGAAGATCAAg GCTGTGTCTAAGATCCGAGAGTTCATCCTCCAGAAGATCTACTCCTTCAGGAAGCCCATGACCAACTACCAGATCCCCCAGAACACCCTGCTCAAGTAcag ATTCTTCTACCAGTTCCTGCTGGCCAATGAGAGGACGGTTGCCAAGGAGATCAGAGACGAGTATGTGGACACCATGAGCAAGATCTACTACAGCTACTTCAAGTCCTACAGCGGAAGGCTGCTCAAAGTGCAG TATGAGGAAGTAGCAGACAAAGACGACCTGATGGGTGTGGAGGACACCGCAAAGAAAG GTTTCTTCTCCAAGCCGTCTCTGAAGAGCAGGAACACCATCTTCACGCTGGGCCAGCGGGGGGCGCTGCTGAGCCCCGCTGAGCTGGAGGGGCccatcctcatcccccacacCGCCCAGAGGGGGGACAGCCGG TACCCCTATGAGTCCCTGTTCCGGAGCCAGCACTACGCCCTGCTGGACAACGGCTGCCGCGAGTTCCTCTTCATCTCAGACTTCTTCATGGTCACGGGGAACTCAGGCCTGGACCTCTTCAACAGCATCATGGGGAAGACCCTCAGCATGCTGCTG AAGAGCATGAGCAGCTACGTGGCGGACTGCTTCGACAGCATCGCCGTGTTCCTCTGCATCCACATCCTCCTCCGCTACCGAGCCATCACCACCAAGAGGGGGCTGCCCGCGCTGGACAG gtACTGGTGTCTCGTACTGGTAACGGTGGGGGCGTGTCTCCAGGTACTGGGAGGCGGTGCTGGAGCTGCTGTGGCCGCGCTTCGAGTTGATCCTGGAGATGAACATCCACAGCATCAGGAACACGGACCCTCAGAAACTAGGACTGCTGGACACCAGACCCCACTAC ATCACCCGTCGCTATGCAGAGTTCTCCTCTGCCATTGTCAGCATCAACCAGACCTTCCCcaacgaacgcacacacaccctgctggCCCAGCTGCAG gtggaggtggagaactTTGTGCTGAAGATGGCGGCGGAGTTTCCCTccaggagagaccagctcatcttcctcatcaacAACTACGACATGATGCTCAGCGTCCTCATG tgtgtgtgtgtgtgtgtccccaggaGAGGGCAGCAGACGACAGTAAGGAGGTGGAAGGCttccagcagctgctgctggccaGGACTCAG gAGTTCATCGAGGAGCTGCTGTCTCCTCCCTTCGGGGGGATGATCTCCTTCgtgaaggaggcggaggtgctGATGGAGAGAGGGCAGCTGGAGCGGCTGAAGAACGACGAAG ctcgTATCAACCAGCTGGTGCGGGGGTTCTCCAGCTCCTGGAAGCACTCTGTGGAGGCCATGAGCCAGGAGGTCATGAGGTCGTTCACCAACTTCAAGAACGGCACCAGCATcatccag ggcgCTCTGACCCAGCTGATCCAGTACTACCATGGCTTCCATAAGGTCCTCAACCAGCCGGCCTTCCGGAGCCTTGGGGCGCGCTCGGAGCTCatcaacctccaccacctcatggTGGAGGTGAAGAAACACAAGCCCAActtctag
- the LOC115535274 gene encoding vacuolar protein sorting-associated protein 52 homolog isoform X2 yields MADCVVADADAAVKMTEDALAYLPDEKLDGDMAPLQLGELDLTTDEFILDEVDIHIQANLEDDLVKEALRTGVDLRHYSKQVETELQRIEQASIKDYIKESQNIALLHNQITACDSILERMEGMLSGFQSDLSSISSEIQTLQQQSVSMNVRLKNRQAVRSHLSQLVDELVVPAAMISTVLDSPVTDQEFLEQLHELNNKINFTKELSFRETLACNDIQDIVDRLKIKAVSKIREFILQKIYSFRKPMTNYQIPQNTLLKYRFFYQFLLANERTVAKEIRDEYVDTMSKIYYSYFKSYSGRLLKVQYEEVADKDDLMGVEDTAKKGFFSKPSLKSRNTIFTLGQRGALLSPAELEGPILIPHTAQRGDSRYPYESLFRSQHYALLDNGCREFLFISDFFMVTGNSGLDLFNSIMGKTLSMLLKSMSSYVADCFDSIAVFLCIHILLRYRAITTKRGLPALDRYWEAVLELLWPRFELILEMNIHSIRNTDPQKLGLLDTRPHYITRRYAEFSSAIVSINQTFPNERTHTLLAQLQVEVENFVLKMAAEFPSRRDQLIFLINNYDMMLSVLMERAADDSKEVEGFQQLLLARTQEFIEELLSPPFGGMISFVKEAEVLMERGQLERLKNDEARINQLVRGFSSSWKHSVEAMSQEVMRSFTNFKNGTSIIQGALTQLIQYYHGFHKVLNQPAFRSLGARSELINLHHLMVEVKKHKPNF; encoded by the exons ATGGCGGACTGTGTTGTGGCCGACGCAGACGCAGCCGTGAAGATGACGGAGGACGCCCTGGCCTACCTACCCGACGAG aagctgGACGGAGACATGGCTCCCCTCCAGCTGGGGGAGCTGGACCTCACCACGGACGAGTTCATCCTGGACGAGGTGGACA TTCACATCCAGGCCAACCTGGAGGACGACCTGGTGAAGGAGGCGCTGAGGacg ggggtggATCTGAGGCACTACTCCAAGCAGGTGGAGACGGAGCTGCAGAGGATAGAGCAGGCGTCCATCAAAGACT ACATCAAGGAGAGCCAGAACATCGCTCTGCTGCACAACCAGATCACCGCCTGCGACTCCATCCTGGAG aggatgGAGGGCATGCTGAGCGGCTTCCAGAGCGACCTGTCGTCCATCAGCAGTGAGATCCAGACGCTGCAGCAGCAGTCCGTCAGCATGAACGTGCGTCTGAAGAACCGGCAGGCGGTCCGCAGCCACCTCAGCCAGCTGGTGGACGAGCTGGTGGTGCCCGCCGCCATGATCTC cacGGTGCTGGACAGCCCGGTCACAGACCAGGAGTTCCTGGAGCAGCTCCATGAGCTCAACAACAAGATCAACTTCACCAAGGAGCTGAGCTTCAGAGAGACGCTGGCCTGCAACGACATCCAGGACATAGTGGACCGGCTGAAGATCAAg GCTGTGTCTAAGATCCGAGAGTTCATCCTCCAGAAGATCTACTCCTTCAGGAAGCCCATGACCAACTACCAGATCCCCCAGAACACCCTGCTCAAGTAcag ATTCTTCTACCAGTTCCTGCTGGCCAATGAGAGGACGGTTGCCAAGGAGATCAGAGACGAGTATGTGGACACCATGAGCAAGATCTACTACAGCTACTTCAAGTCCTACAGCGGAAGGCTGCTCAAAGTGCAG TATGAGGAAGTAGCAGACAAAGACGACCTGATGGGTGTGGAGGACACCGCAAAGAAAG GTTTCTTCTCCAAGCCGTCTCTGAAGAGCAGGAACACCATCTTCACGCTGGGCCAGCGGGGGGCGCTGCTGAGCCCCGCTGAGCTGGAGGGGCccatcctcatcccccacacCGCCCAGAGGGGGGACAGCCGG TACCCCTATGAGTCCCTGTTCCGGAGCCAGCACTACGCCCTGCTGGACAACGGCTGCCGCGAGTTCCTCTTCATCTCAGACTTCTTCATGGTCACGGGGAACTCAGGCCTGGACCTCTTCAACAGCATCATGGGGAAGACCCTCAGCATGCTGCTG AAGAGCATGAGCAGCTACGTGGCGGACTGCTTCGACAGCATCGCCGTGTTCCTCTGCATCCACATCCTCCTCCGCTACCGAGCCATCACCACCAAGAGGGGGCTGCCCGCGCTGGACAG GTACTGGGAGGCGGTGCTGGAGCTGCTGTGGCCGCGCTTCGAGTTGATCCTGGAGATGAACATCCACAGCATCAGGAACACGGACCCTCAGAAACTAGGACTGCTGGACACCAGACCCCACTAC ATCACCCGTCGCTATGCAGAGTTCTCCTCTGCCATTGTCAGCATCAACCAGACCTTCCCcaacgaacgcacacacaccctgctggCCCAGCTGCAG gtggaggtggagaactTTGTGCTGAAGATGGCGGCGGAGTTTCCCTccaggagagaccagctcatcttcctcatcaacAACTACGACATGATGCTCAGCGTCCTCATG gaGAGGGCAGCAGACGACAGTAAGGAGGTGGAAGGCttccagcagctgctgctggccaGGACTCAG gAGTTCATCGAGGAGCTGCTGTCTCCTCCCTTCGGGGGGATGATCTCCTTCgtgaaggaggcggaggtgctGATGGAGAGAGGGCAGCTGGAGCGGCTGAAGAACGACGAAG ctcgTATCAACCAGCTGGTGCGGGGGTTCTCCAGCTCCTGGAAGCACTCTGTGGAGGCCATGAGCCAGGAGGTCATGAGGTCGTTCACCAACTTCAAGAACGGCACCAGCATcatccag ggcgCTCTGACCCAGCTGATCCAGTACTACCATGGCTTCCATAAGGTCCTCAACCAGCCGGCCTTCCGGAGCCTTGGGGCGCGCTCGGAGCTCatcaacctccaccacctcatggTGGAGGTGAAGAAACACAAGCCCAActtctag
- the LOC115535274 gene encoding vacuolar protein sorting-associated protein 52 homolog isoform X3, giving the protein MADCVVADADAAVKMTEDALAYLPDEKLDGDMAPLQLGELDLTTDEFILDEVDIHIQANLEDDLVKEALRTGVDLRHYSKQVETELQRIEQASIKDYIKESQNIALLHNQITACDSILERMEGMLSGFQSDLSSISSEIQTLQQQSVSMNVRLKNRQAVRSHLSQLVDELVVPAAMISTVLDSPVTDQEFLEQLHELNNKINFTKELSFRETLACNDIQDIVDRLKIKAVSKIREFILQKIYSFRKPMTNYQIPQNTLLKYRFFYQFLLANERTVAKEIRDEYVDTMSKIYYSYFKSYSGRLLKVQYEEVADKDDLMGVEDTAKKGFFSKPSLKSRNTIFTLGQRGALLSPAELEGPILIPHTAQRGDSRYPYESLFRSQHYALLDNGCREFLFISDFFMVTGNSGLDLFNSIMGKTLSMLLKSMSSYVADCFDSIAVFLCIHILLRYRAITTKRGLPALDRYWEAVLELLWPRFELILEMNIHSIRNTDPQKLGLLDTRPHYITRRYAEFSSAIVSINQTFPNERTHTLLAQLQVEVENFVLKMAAEFPSRRDQLIFLINNYDMMLSVLMEFIEELLSPPFGGMISFVKEAEVLMERGQLERLKNDEARINQLVRGFSSSWKHSVEAMSQEVMRSFTNFKNGTSIIQGALTQLIQYYHGFHKVLNQPAFRSLGARSELINLHHLMVEVKKHKPNF; this is encoded by the exons ATGGCGGACTGTGTTGTGGCCGACGCAGACGCAGCCGTGAAGATGACGGAGGACGCCCTGGCCTACCTACCCGACGAG aagctgGACGGAGACATGGCTCCCCTCCAGCTGGGGGAGCTGGACCTCACCACGGACGAGTTCATCCTGGACGAGGTGGACA TTCACATCCAGGCCAACCTGGAGGACGACCTGGTGAAGGAGGCGCTGAGGacg ggggtggATCTGAGGCACTACTCCAAGCAGGTGGAGACGGAGCTGCAGAGGATAGAGCAGGCGTCCATCAAAGACT ACATCAAGGAGAGCCAGAACATCGCTCTGCTGCACAACCAGATCACCGCCTGCGACTCCATCCTGGAG aggatgGAGGGCATGCTGAGCGGCTTCCAGAGCGACCTGTCGTCCATCAGCAGTGAGATCCAGACGCTGCAGCAGCAGTCCGTCAGCATGAACGTGCGTCTGAAGAACCGGCAGGCGGTCCGCAGCCACCTCAGCCAGCTGGTGGACGAGCTGGTGGTGCCCGCCGCCATGATCTC cacGGTGCTGGACAGCCCGGTCACAGACCAGGAGTTCCTGGAGCAGCTCCATGAGCTCAACAACAAGATCAACTTCACCAAGGAGCTGAGCTTCAGAGAGACGCTGGCCTGCAACGACATCCAGGACATAGTGGACCGGCTGAAGATCAAg GCTGTGTCTAAGATCCGAGAGTTCATCCTCCAGAAGATCTACTCCTTCAGGAAGCCCATGACCAACTACCAGATCCCCCAGAACACCCTGCTCAAGTAcag ATTCTTCTACCAGTTCCTGCTGGCCAATGAGAGGACGGTTGCCAAGGAGATCAGAGACGAGTATGTGGACACCATGAGCAAGATCTACTACAGCTACTTCAAGTCCTACAGCGGAAGGCTGCTCAAAGTGCAG TATGAGGAAGTAGCAGACAAAGACGACCTGATGGGTGTGGAGGACACCGCAAAGAAAG GTTTCTTCTCCAAGCCGTCTCTGAAGAGCAGGAACACCATCTTCACGCTGGGCCAGCGGGGGGCGCTGCTGAGCCCCGCTGAGCTGGAGGGGCccatcctcatcccccacacCGCCCAGAGGGGGGACAGCCGG TACCCCTATGAGTCCCTGTTCCGGAGCCAGCACTACGCCCTGCTGGACAACGGCTGCCGCGAGTTCCTCTTCATCTCAGACTTCTTCATGGTCACGGGGAACTCAGGCCTGGACCTCTTCAACAGCATCATGGGGAAGACCCTCAGCATGCTGCTG AAGAGCATGAGCAGCTACGTGGCGGACTGCTTCGACAGCATCGCCGTGTTCCTCTGCATCCACATCCTCCTCCGCTACCGAGCCATCACCACCAAGAGGGGGCTGCCCGCGCTGGACAG GTACTGGGAGGCGGTGCTGGAGCTGCTGTGGCCGCGCTTCGAGTTGATCCTGGAGATGAACATCCACAGCATCAGGAACACGGACCCTCAGAAACTAGGACTGCTGGACACCAGACCCCACTAC ATCACCCGTCGCTATGCAGAGTTCTCCTCTGCCATTGTCAGCATCAACCAGACCTTCCCcaacgaacgcacacacaccctgctggCCCAGCTGCAG gtggaggtggagaactTTGTGCTGAAGATGGCGGCGGAGTTTCCCTccaggagagaccagctcatcttcctcatcaacAACTACGACATGATGCTCAGCGTCCTCATG gAGTTCATCGAGGAGCTGCTGTCTCCTCCCTTCGGGGGGATGATCTCCTTCgtgaaggaggcggaggtgctGATGGAGAGAGGGCAGCTGGAGCGGCTGAAGAACGACGAAG ctcgTATCAACCAGCTGGTGCGGGGGTTCTCCAGCTCCTGGAAGCACTCTGTGGAGGCCATGAGCCAGGAGGTCATGAGGTCGTTCACCAACTTCAAGAACGGCACCAGCATcatccag ggcgCTCTGACCCAGCTGATCCAGTACTACCATGGCTTCCATAAGGTCCTCAACCAGCCGGCCTTCCGGAGCCTTGGGGCGCGCTCGGAGCTCatcaacctccaccacctcatggTGGAGGTGAAGAAACACAAGCCCAActtctag
- the rps18 gene encoding small ribosomal subunit protein uS13 — protein sequence MSLVIPEKFQHILRVLNTNIDGRRKIAFAITAIKGVGRRYAHVVLRKADIDLTKRAGELTEEEVERVVTIMQNPRQYKIPDWFLNRQKDIKDGKYSQVLANGLDNKLREDLERLKKIRAHRGLRHFWGLRVRGQHTKTTGRRGRTVGVSKKK from the exons ATG tctcTCGTCATCCCAGAGAAGTTCCAGCACATTCTTCGTGTTCTCAACACGAATATCGATGGCAGGAGGAAGATCGCCTTCGCCATCACGGCCATCAAG ggtgtTGGCCGGCGCTACGCCCATGTGGTCCTGAGGAAGGCTGACATCGACCTCACCAAGAGAGCTGGAgagctgacggaggaggag gtggagagggtggtgaCCATCATGCAGAATCCTCGCCAGTACAAAATCCCCGACTGGTTCCtcaacagacagaaagacatcaAGGACGGCAAATACAGCCAG GTtcttgccaacggtctggacaACAAGCTGAGAGAGGACCTTGAGAGGCTGAAGAAGATCAGGGCTCACCGCGGGCTCCGACACTTCTGGGG GCTCCGTGTGCGTGGCCAGCACACCAAGACCACGGGGCGCCGTGGACGTACCGTGGGTGTGTCCAAGAAGAAGTAA
- the LOC115535274 gene encoding vacuolar protein sorting-associated protein 52 homolog isoform X4, whose amino-acid sequence MADCVVADADAAVKMTEDALAYLPDEKLDGDMAPLQLGELDLTTDEFILDEVDIHIQANLEDDLVKEALRTGVDLRHYSKQVETELQRIEQASIKDYIKESQNIALLHNQITACDSILERMEGMLSGFQSDLSSISSEIQTLQQQSVSMNVRLKNRQAVRSHLSQLVDELVVPAAMISTVLDSPVTDQEFLEQLHELNNKINFTKELSFRETLACNDIQDIVDRLKIKAVSKIREFILQKIYSFRKPMTNYQIPQNTLLKYRFFYQFLLANERTVAKEIRDEYVDTMSKIYYSYFKSYSGRLLKVQYEEVADKDDLMGVEDTAKKGFFSKPSLKSRNTIFTLGQRGALLSPAELEGPILIPHTAQRGDSRYPYESLFRSQHYALLDNGCREFLFISDFFMVTGNSGLDLFNSIMGKTLSMLLKSMSSYVADCFDSIAVFLCIHILLRYRAITTKRGLPALDRYWCLVLVTVGACLQVLGGGAGAAVAALRVDPGDEHPQHQEHGPSETRTAGHQTPLHHPSLCRVLLCHCQHQPDLPQRTHTHPAGPAAGGGGELCAEDGGGVSLQERPAHLPHQQLRHDAQRPHGVHRGAAVSSLRGDDLLREGGGGADGERAAGAAEERRSSYQPAGAGVLQLLEALCGGHEPGGHEVVHQLQERHQHHPGRSDPADPVLPWLP is encoded by the exons ATGGCGGACTGTGTTGTGGCCGACGCAGACGCAGCCGTGAAGATGACGGAGGACGCCCTGGCCTACCTACCCGACGAG aagctgGACGGAGACATGGCTCCCCTCCAGCTGGGGGAGCTGGACCTCACCACGGACGAGTTCATCCTGGACGAGGTGGACA TTCACATCCAGGCCAACCTGGAGGACGACCTGGTGAAGGAGGCGCTGAGGacg ggggtggATCTGAGGCACTACTCCAAGCAGGTGGAGACGGAGCTGCAGAGGATAGAGCAGGCGTCCATCAAAGACT ACATCAAGGAGAGCCAGAACATCGCTCTGCTGCACAACCAGATCACCGCCTGCGACTCCATCCTGGAG aggatgGAGGGCATGCTGAGCGGCTTCCAGAGCGACCTGTCGTCCATCAGCAGTGAGATCCAGACGCTGCAGCAGCAGTCCGTCAGCATGAACGTGCGTCTGAAGAACCGGCAGGCGGTCCGCAGCCACCTCAGCCAGCTGGTGGACGAGCTGGTGGTGCCCGCCGCCATGATCTC cacGGTGCTGGACAGCCCGGTCACAGACCAGGAGTTCCTGGAGCAGCTCCATGAGCTCAACAACAAGATCAACTTCACCAAGGAGCTGAGCTTCAGAGAGACGCTGGCCTGCAACGACATCCAGGACATAGTGGACCGGCTGAAGATCAAg GCTGTGTCTAAGATCCGAGAGTTCATCCTCCAGAAGATCTACTCCTTCAGGAAGCCCATGACCAACTACCAGATCCCCCAGAACACCCTGCTCAAGTAcag ATTCTTCTACCAGTTCCTGCTGGCCAATGAGAGGACGGTTGCCAAGGAGATCAGAGACGAGTATGTGGACACCATGAGCAAGATCTACTACAGCTACTTCAAGTCCTACAGCGGAAGGCTGCTCAAAGTGCAG TATGAGGAAGTAGCAGACAAAGACGACCTGATGGGTGTGGAGGACACCGCAAAGAAAG GTTTCTTCTCCAAGCCGTCTCTGAAGAGCAGGAACACCATCTTCACGCTGGGCCAGCGGGGGGCGCTGCTGAGCCCCGCTGAGCTGGAGGGGCccatcctcatcccccacacCGCCCAGAGGGGGGACAGCCGG TACCCCTATGAGTCCCTGTTCCGGAGCCAGCACTACGCCCTGCTGGACAACGGCTGCCGCGAGTTCCTCTTCATCTCAGACTTCTTCATGGTCACGGGGAACTCAGGCCTGGACCTCTTCAACAGCATCATGGGGAAGACCCTCAGCATGCTGCTG AAGAGCATGAGCAGCTACGTGGCGGACTGCTTCGACAGCATCGCCGTGTTCCTCTGCATCCACATCCTCCTCCGCTACCGAGCCATCACCACCAAGAGGGGGCTGCCCGCGCTGGACAG gtACTGGTGTCTCGTACTGGTAACGGTGGGGGCGTGTCTCCAGGTACTGGGAGGCGGTGCTGGAGCTGCTGTGGCCGCGCTTCGAGTTGATCCTGGAGATGAACATCCACAGCATCAGGAACACGGACCCTCAGAAACTAGGACTGCTGGACACCAGACCCCACTAC ATCACCCGTCGCTATGCAGAGTTCTCCTCTGCCATTGTCAGCATCAACCAGACCTTCCCcaacgaacgcacacacaccctgctggCCCAGCTGCAG gtggaggtggagaactTTGTGCTGAAGATGGCGGCGGAGTTTCCCTccaggagagaccagctcatcttcctcatcaacAACTACGACATGATGCTCAGCGTCCTCATG gAGTTCATCGAGGAGCTGCTGTCTCCTCCCTTCGGGGGGATGATCTCCTTCgtgaaggaggcggaggtgctGATGGAGAGAGGGCAGCTGGAGCGGCTGAAGAACGACGAAG ctcgTATCAACCAGCTGGTGCGGGGGTTCTCCAGCTCCTGGAAGCACTCTGTGGAGGCCATGAGCCAGGAGGTCATGAGGTCGTTCACCAACTTCAAGAACGGCACCAGCATcatccag ggcgCTCTGACCCAGCTGATCCAGTACTACCATGGCTTCCATAA